One Homo sapiens chromosome 1 genomic patch of type NOVEL, GRCh38.p14 PATCHES HSCHR1_4_CTG3 genomic window carries:
- the HNRNPR gene encoding heterogeneous nuclear ribonucleoprotein R isoform 3 (isoform 3 is encoded by transcript variant 3), whose product MKTYRQREKQGSKVQESTKGPDEAKIKALLERTGYTLDVTTGQRKYGGPPPDSVYSGVQPGIGTEVFVGKIPRDLYEDELVPLFEKAGPIWDLRLMMDPLSGQNRGYAFITFCGKEAAQEAVKLCDSYEIRPGKHLGVCISVANNRLFVGSIPKNKTKENILEEFSKVTGLTEGLVDVILYHQPDDKKKNRGFCFLEYEDHKSAAQARRRLMSGKVKVWGNVVTVEWADPVEEPDPEVMAKVKVLFVRNLATTVTEEILEKSFSEFGKLERVKKLKDYAFVHFEDRGAAVKAMDEMNGKEIEGEEIEIVLAKPPDKKRKERQAARQASRSTAYEDYYYHPPPRMPPPIRGRGRGGGRGGYGYPPDYYGYEDYYDDYYGYDYHDYRGGYEDPYYGYDDGYAVRGRGGGRGGRGAPPPPRGRGAPPPRGRAGYSQRGAPLGPPRGSRGGRGGPAQQQRGRGSRGSRGNRGGNVGGKRKADGYNQPDSKRRQTNNQQNWGSQPIAQQPLQQGGDYSGNYGYNNDNQEFYQDTYGQQWK is encoded by the exons ATGAAGACctacaggcagagagagaaacaggggaGCAAGGTGCAAGAGTCCACAAAGGGACCTGATGAAGCGAAGATCAAG GCCTTGCTTGAGAGAACTGGTTATACTCTGGATGTAACCACAGGACAGAGGAAGTATGGTGGTCCTCCACCAGACAGTGTGTACTCTGGCGTGCAACCTGGAATTGGAACGGAG GTATTTGTAGGCAAAATACCAAGGGATTTATATGAGGATGAGTTGGTGCCCCTTTTTGAGAAGGCCGGACCCATTTGGGATCTACGTCTTATGATGGATCCACTGTCCGGTCAGAATAGAGGGTATGCATTTATCACCTTCTGTGGAAAGGAAGCTGCACAGGAAGCCGTGAAACTG TGTGACAGCTATGAAATTCGCCCTGGTAAACACCTTGGAGTGTGCATTTCTGTGGCAAACAACAGACTTTTTGTTGGATCCATTCCGAAGAATAAgactaaagaaaacattttggaagaattcagtaaagtcacag GTTTAACAGAGGGTTTGGTGGACGTTATTCTCTATCATCAACCCGATGACAAAAAGAAGAATCGGGGGTTCTGCTTCCTTGAATATGAGGATCACAAGTCAGCAGCACAAGCCAGACGCCGGCTGATGAGTGGAAAAGTAAAAGTGTGGGGAAATGTAGTTACAGTTGAATGGGCTGACCCTGTGGAAGAACCAGATCCAGAAGTCATGGCTAAG GTAAAAGTTTTGTTTGTGAGAAACTTGGCTACTACGGTGACAGAAGAAATATTGGAAAAGTCATTTTCTGAATTTGGAAAACTCGAAAGAGTAAAGAAGTTGAAAGATTATGCATTTGTTCATTTTGAAGACAGAGGAGCAGCTGTTAAG gCTATGGATGAAATGAATGGCAAAGAAATAGAAGGGGAAGAAATTGAAATAGTCTTAGCCAAGCCAccagacaagaaaaggaaagagcgCCAAGCTGCTAGACAGGCCTCCAGAAGCACTGC GTATGAAGATTATTACTACCACCCTCCTCCTCGCATGCCACCTCCAATTAGAGGTCGGGGTCGTGGTGGGGGGAGAGGTGGATATGGCTACCCTCCAGATTACTACGGCTATGAAGATTACTATGATGATTACTATGGTTATGATTATCACGACTATCGTGGAGGCTATGAAGATCCCTACTACGGCTATGATGATGGCTATGCagtaagaggaagaggaggaggaaggggagggcgAGGTGCTCCACCACCACCAAGGGGGAGGGGAGCACCACCTCCAAGAGGTAGAGCTGGCTATTCACAGAGGGGGGCACCTTTGGGACCACCAAGAGGCTCTAGGGGTGGCAGAGGGGGTCCTGCTCAACAGCAGAGAGGCCGTGGTTCCCGTGGATCTCGGGGCAATCGTGGGGGCAATGTAGGAGGCAAGAGAAAGGCAGATGGGTACAACCAGCCTGATTCCAAGCGTCGTCAGACCAACAACCAACAGAACTGGGGTTCCCAACCCATCGCTCAGCAGCCGCTTCAGCAAGGTGGTGACTATTCTGGTAACTATGGTTACAATAATGACAACCAGGAATTTTATCAGGATACTTATGGGCAACAGTGGAAGTAG
- the HNRNPR gene encoding heterogeneous nuclear ribonucleoprotein R isoform 1 (isoform 1 is encoded by transcript variant 1), whose amino-acid sequence MANQVNGNAVQLKEEEEPMDTSSVTHTEHYKTLIEAGLPQKVAERLDEIFQTGLVAYVDLDERAIDALREFNEEGALSVLQQFKESDLSHVQNKSAFLCGVMKTYRQREKQGSKVQESTKGPDEAKIKALLERTGYTLDVTTGQRKYGGPPPDSVYSGVQPGIGTEVFVGKIPRDLYEDELVPLFEKAGPIWDLRLMMDPLSGQNRGYAFITFCGKEAAQEAVKLCDSYEIRPGKHLGVCISVANNRLFVGSIPKNKTKENILEEFSKVTGLTEGLVDVILYHQPDDKKKNRGFCFLEYEDHKSAAQARRRLMSGKVKVWGNVVTVEWADPVEEPDPEVMAKVKVLFVRNLATTVTEEILEKSFSEFGKLERVKKLKDYAFVHFEDRGAAVKAMDEMNGKEIEGEEIEIVLAKPPDKKRKERQAARQASRSTAYEDYYYHPPPRMPPPIRGRGRGGGRGGYGYPPDYYGYEDYYDDYYGYDYHDYRGGYEDPYYGYDDGYAVRGRGGGRGGRGAPPPPRGRGAPPPRGRAGYSQRGAPLGPPRGSRGGRGGPAQQQRGRGSRGSRGNRGGNVGGKRKADGYNQPDSKRRQTNNQQNWGSQPIAQQPLQQGGDYSGNYGYNNDNQEFYQDTYGQQWK is encoded by the exons ATGGCTAATCAGGTGAATGGTAATGCGGTACAgttaaaagaagaggaagaaccaATGGATACTTCCAGTGTAACTCACACAGAACACTACAAGACACTGATAGAGGCAGGCCTCCCACAGAAGGTGGCAGAAAGACTTGATGAAATATTTCAGACAG gaTTGGTAGCTTATGTCGATCTTGATGAAAGAGCAATTGATGCTCTCAGGGAATTTAATGAAGAAGGAGCTCTGTCTGTACTACAGCAGTTCAAGGAAAGTGACTTATCACATGTTCAG AACAAAAGTGCATTTTTATGTGGAGTTATGAAGACctacaggcagagagagaaacaggggaGCAAGGTGCAAGAGTCCACAAAGGGACCTGATGAAGCGAAGATCAAG GCCTTGCTTGAGAGAACTGGTTATACTCTGGATGTAACCACAGGACAGAGGAAGTATGGTGGTCCTCCACCAGACAGTGTGTACTCTGGCGTGCAACCTGGAATTGGAACGGAG GTATTTGTAGGCAAAATACCAAGGGATTTATATGAGGATGAGTTGGTGCCCCTTTTTGAGAAGGCCGGACCCATTTGGGATCTACGTCTTATGATGGATCCACTGTCCGGTCAGAATAGAGGGTATGCATTTATCACCTTCTGTGGAAAGGAAGCTGCACAGGAAGCCGTGAAACTG TGTGACAGCTATGAAATTCGCCCTGGTAAACACCTTGGAGTGTGCATTTCTGTGGCAAACAACAGACTTTTTGTTGGATCCATTCCGAAGAATAAgactaaagaaaacattttggaagaattcagtaaagtcacag GTTTAACAGAGGGTTTGGTGGACGTTATTCTCTATCATCAACCCGATGACAAAAAGAAGAATCGGGGGTTCTGCTTCCTTGAATATGAGGATCACAAGTCAGCAGCACAAGCCAGACGCCGGCTGATGAGTGGAAAAGTAAAAGTGTGGGGAAATGTAGTTACAGTTGAATGGGCTGACCCTGTGGAAGAACCAGATCCAGAAGTCATGGCTAAG GTAAAAGTTTTGTTTGTGAGAAACTTGGCTACTACGGTGACAGAAGAAATATTGGAAAAGTCATTTTCTGAATTTGGAAAACTCGAAAGAGTAAAGAAGTTGAAAGATTATGCATTTGTTCATTTTGAAGACAGAGGAGCAGCTGTTAAG gCTATGGATGAAATGAATGGCAAAGAAATAGAAGGGGAAGAAATTGAAATAGTCTTAGCCAAGCCAccagacaagaaaaggaaagagcgCCAAGCTGCTAGACAGGCCTCCAGAAGCACTGC GTATGAAGATTATTACTACCACCCTCCTCCTCGCATGCCACCTCCAATTAGAGGTCGGGGTCGTGGTGGGGGGAGAGGTGGATATGGCTACCCTCCAGATTACTACGGCTATGAAGATTACTATGATGATTACTATGGTTATGATTATCACGACTATCGTGGAGGCTATGAAGATCCCTACTACGGCTATGATGATGGCTATGCagtaagaggaagaggaggaggaaggggagggcgAGGTGCTCCACCACCACCAAGGGGGAGGGGAGCACCACCTCCAAGAGGTAGAGCTGGCTATTCACAGAGGGGGGCACCTTTGGGACCACCAAGAGGCTCTAGGGGTGGCAGAGGGGGTCCTGCTCAACAGCAGAGAGGCCGTGGTTCCCGTGGATCTCGGGGCAATCGTGGGGGCAATGTAGGAGGCAAGAGAAAGGCAGATGGGTACAACCAGCCTGATTCCAAGCGTCGTCAGACCAACAACCAACAGAACTGGGGTTCCCAACCCATCGCTCAGCAGCCGCTTCAGCAAGGTGGTGACTATTCTGGTAACTATGGTTACAATAATGACAACCAGGAATTTTATCAGGATACTTATGGGCAACAGTGGAAGTAG
- the HNRNPR gene encoding heterogeneous nuclear ribonucleoprotein R isoform X12 — protein sequence MANQVNGNAVQLKEEEEPMDTSSVTHTEHYKTLIEAGLPQKVAERLDEIFQTGLVAYVDLDERAIDALREFNEEGALSVLQQFKESDLSHVQNKSAFLCGVMKTYRQREKQGSKVQESTKGPDEAKIKVFVGKIPRDLYEDELVPLFEKAGPIWDLRLMMDPLSGQNRGYAFITFCGKEAAQEAVKLCDSYEIRPGKHLGVCISVANNRLFVGSIPKNKTKENILEEFSKVTGLTEGLVDVILYHQPDDKKKNRGFCFLEYEDHKSAAQARRRLMSGKVKVWGNVVTVEWADPVEEPDPEVMAKVKVLFVRNLATTVTEEILEKSFSEFGKLERVKKLKDYAFVHFEDRGAAVKAMDEMNGKEIEGEEIEIVLAKPPDKKRKERQAARQASRSTAYEDYYYHPPPRMPPPIRGRGRGGGRGGYGYPPDYYGYEDYYDDYYGYDYHDYRGGYEDPYYGYDDGYAVRGRGGGRGGRGAPPPPRGRGAPPPRGRAGYSQRGAPLGPPRGSRGGRGGPAQQQRGRGSRGSRGNRGGNVGGKRKADGYNQPDSKRRQTNNQQNWGSQPIAQQPLQQGGDYSGNYGYNNDNQEFYQDTYGQQWK from the exons ATGGCTAATCAGGTGAATGGTAATGCGGTACAgttaaaagaagaggaagaaccaATGGATACTTCCAGTGTAACTCACACAGAACACTACAAGACACTGATAGAGGCAGGCCTCCCACAGAAGGTGGCAGAAAGACTTGATGAAATATTTCAGACAG gaTTGGTAGCTTATGTCGATCTTGATGAAAGAGCAATTGATGCTCTCAGGGAATTTAATGAAGAAGGAGCTCTGTCTGTACTACAGCAGTTCAAGGAAAGTGACTTATCACATGTTCAG AACAAAAGTGCATTTTTATGTGGAGTTATGAAGACctacaggcagagagagaaacaggggaGCAAGGTGCAAGAGTCCACAAAGGGACCTGATGAAGCGAAGATCAAG GTATTTGTAGGCAAAATACCAAGGGATTTATATGAGGATGAGTTGGTGCCCCTTTTTGAGAAGGCCGGACCCATTTGGGATCTACGTCTTATGATGGATCCACTGTCCGGTCAGAATAGAGGGTATGCATTTATCACCTTCTGTGGAAAGGAAGCTGCACAGGAAGCCGTGAAACTG TGTGACAGCTATGAAATTCGCCCTGGTAAACACCTTGGAGTGTGCATTTCTGTGGCAAACAACAGACTTTTTGTTGGATCCATTCCGAAGAATAAgactaaagaaaacattttggaagaattcagtaaagtcacag GTTTAACAGAGGGTTTGGTGGACGTTATTCTCTATCATCAACCCGATGACAAAAAGAAGAATCGGGGGTTCTGCTTCCTTGAATATGAGGATCACAAGTCAGCAGCACAAGCCAGACGCCGGCTGATGAGTGGAAAAGTAAAAGTGTGGGGAAATGTAGTTACAGTTGAATGGGCTGACCCTGTGGAAGAACCAGATCCAGAAGTCATGGCTAAG GTAAAAGTTTTGTTTGTGAGAAACTTGGCTACTACGGTGACAGAAGAAATATTGGAAAAGTCATTTTCTGAATTTGGAAAACTCGAAAGAGTAAAGAAGTTGAAAGATTATGCATTTGTTCATTTTGAAGACAGAGGAGCAGCTGTTAAG gCTATGGATGAAATGAATGGCAAAGAAATAGAAGGGGAAGAAATTGAAATAGTCTTAGCCAAGCCAccagacaagaaaaggaaagagcgCCAAGCTGCTAGACAGGCCTCCAGAAGCACTGC GTATGAAGATTATTACTACCACCCTCCTCCTCGCATGCCACCTCCAATTAGAGGTCGGGGTCGTGGTGGGGGGAGAGGTGGATATGGCTACCCTCCAGATTACTACGGCTATGAAGATTACTATGATGATTACTATGGTTATGATTATCACGACTATCGTGGAGGCTATGAAGATCCCTACTACGGCTATGATGATGGCTATGCagtaagaggaagaggaggaggaaggggagggcgAGGTGCTCCACCACCACCAAGGGGGAGGGGAGCACCACCTCCAAGAGGTAGAGCTGGCTATTCACAGAGGGGGGCACCTTTGGGACCACCAAGAGGCTCTAGGGGTGGCAGAGGGGGTCCTGCTCAACAGCAGAGAGGCCGTGGTTCCCGTGGATCTCGGGGCAATCGTGGGGGCAATGTAGGAGGCAAGAGAAAGGCAGATGGGTACAACCAGCCTGATTCCAAGCGTCGTCAGACCAACAACCAACAGAACTGGGGTTCCCAACCCATCGCTCAGCAGCCGCTTCAGCAAGGTGGTGACTATTCTGGTAACTATGGTTACAATAATGACAACCAGGAATTTTATCAGGATACTTATGGGCAACAGTGGAAGTAG
- the HNRNPR gene encoding heterogeneous nuclear ribonucleoprotein R isoform 6 (isoform 6 is encoded by transcript variant 6): MKTYRQREKQGSKVQESTKGPDEAKIKVFVGKIPRDLYEDELVPLFEKAGPIWDLRLMMDPLSGQNRGYAFITFCGKEAAQEAVKLCDSYEIRPGKHLGVCISVANNRLFVGSIPKNKTKENILEEFSKVTEGLVDVILYHQPDDKKKNRGFCFLEYEDHKSAAQARRRLMSGKVKVWGNVVTVEWADPVEEPDPEVMAKVKVLFVRNLATTVTEEILEKSFSEFGKLERVKKLKDYAFVHFEDRGAAVKAMDEMNGKEIEGEEIEIVLAKPPDKKRKERQAARQASRSTAYEDYYYHPPPRMPPPIRGRGRGGGRGGYGYPPDYYGYEDYYDDYYGYDYHDYRGGYEDPYYGYDDGYAVRGRGGGRGGRGAPPPPRGRGAPPPRGRAGYSQRGAPLGPPRGSRGGRGGPAQQQRGRGSRGSRGNRGGNVGGKRKADGYNQPDSKRRQTNNQQNWGSQPIAQQPLQQGGDYSGNYGYNNDNQEFYQDTYGQQWK, from the exons ATGAAGACctacaggcagagagagaaacaggggaGCAAGGTGCAAGAGTCCACAAAGGGACCTGATGAAGCGAAGATCAAG GTATTTGTAGGCAAAATACCAAGGGATTTATATGAGGATGAGTTGGTGCCCCTTTTTGAGAAGGCCGGACCCATTTGGGATCTACGTCTTATGATGGATCCACTGTCCGGTCAGAATAGAGGGTATGCATTTATCACCTTCTGTGGAAAGGAAGCTGCACAGGAAGCCGTGAAACTG TGTGACAGCTATGAAATTCGCCCTGGTAAACACCTTGGAGTGTGCATTTCTGTGGCAAACAACAGACTTTTTGTTGGATCCATTCCGAAGAATAAgactaaagaaaacattttggaagaattcagtaaagtcacag AGGGTTTGGTGGACGTTATTCTCTATCATCAACCCGATGACAAAAAGAAGAATCGGGGGTTCTGCTTCCTTGAATATGAGGATCACAAGTCAGCAGCACAAGCCAGACGCCGGCTGATGAGTGGAAAAGTAAAAGTGTGGGGAAATGTAGTTACAGTTGAATGGGCTGACCCTGTGGAAGAACCAGATCCAGAAGTCATGGCTAAG GTAAAAGTTTTGTTTGTGAGAAACTTGGCTACTACGGTGACAGAAGAAATATTGGAAAAGTCATTTTCTGAATTTGGAAAACTCGAAAGAGTAAAGAAGTTGAAAGATTATGCATTTGTTCATTTTGAAGACAGAGGAGCAGCTGTTAAG gCTATGGATGAAATGAATGGCAAAGAAATAGAAGGGGAAGAAATTGAAATAGTCTTAGCCAAGCCAccagacaagaaaaggaaagagcgCCAAGCTGCTAGACAGGCCTCCAGAAGCACTGC GTATGAAGATTATTACTACCACCCTCCTCCTCGCATGCCACCTCCAATTAGAGGTCGGGGTCGTGGTGGGGGGAGAGGTGGATATGGCTACCCTCCAGATTACTACGGCTATGAAGATTACTATGATGATTACTATGGTTATGATTATCACGACTATCGTGGAGGCTATGAAGATCCCTACTACGGCTATGATGATGGCTATGCagtaagaggaagaggaggaggaaggggagggcgAGGTGCTCCACCACCACCAAGGGGGAGGGGAGCACCACCTCCAAGAGGTAGAGCTGGCTATTCACAGAGGGGGGCACCTTTGGGACCACCAAGAGGCTCTAGGGGTGGCAGAGGGGGTCCTGCTCAACAGCAGAGAGGCCGTGGTTCCCGTGGATCTCGGGGCAATCGTGGGGGCAATGTAGGAGGCAAGAGAAAGGCAGATGGGTACAACCAGCCTGATTCCAAGCGTCGTCAGACCAACAACCAACAGAACTGGGGTTCCCAACCCATCGCTCAGCAGCCGCTTCAGCAAGGTGGTGACTATTCTGGTAACTATGGTTACAATAATGACAACCAGGAATTTTATCAGGATACTTATGGGCAACAGTGGAAGTAG
- the HNRNPR gene encoding heterogeneous nuclear ribonucleoprotein R isoform 7 (isoform 7 is encoded by transcript variant 7): MKTYRQREKQGSKVQESTKGPDEAKIKALLERTGYTLDVTTGQRKYGGPPPDSVYSGVQPGIGTECDSYEIRPGKHLGVCISVANNRLFVGSIPKNKTKENILEEFSKVTEGLVDVILYHQPDDKKKNRGFCFLEYEDHKSAAQARRRLMSGKVKVWGNVVTVEWADPVEEPDPEVMAKVKVLFVRNLATTVTEEILEKSFSEFGKLERVKKLKDYAFVHFEDRGAAVKAMDEMNGKEIEGEEIEIVLAKPPDKKRKERQAARQASRSTAYEDYYYHPPPRMPPPIRGRGRGGGRGGYGYPPDYYGYEDYYDDYYGYDYHDYRGGYEDPYYGYDDGYAVRGRGGGRGGRGAPPPPRGRGAPPPRGRAGYSQRGAPLGPPRGSRGGRGGPAQQQRGRGSRGSRGNRGGNVGGKRKADGYNQPDSKRRQTNNQQNWGSQPIAQQPLQQGGDYSGNYGYNNDNQEFYQDTYGQQWK; encoded by the exons ATGAAGACctacaggcagagagagaaacaggggaGCAAGGTGCAAGAGTCCACAAAGGGACCTGATGAAGCGAAGATCAAG GCCTTGCTTGAGAGAACTGGTTATACTCTGGATGTAACCACAGGACAGAGGAAGTATGGTGGTCCTCCACCAGACAGTGTGTACTCTGGCGTGCAACCTGGAATTGGAACGGAG TGTGACAGCTATGAAATTCGCCCTGGTAAACACCTTGGAGTGTGCATTTCTGTGGCAAACAACAGACTTTTTGTTGGATCCATTCCGAAGAATAAgactaaagaaaacattttggaagaattcagtaaagtcacag AGGGTTTGGTGGACGTTATTCTCTATCATCAACCCGATGACAAAAAGAAGAATCGGGGGTTCTGCTTCCTTGAATATGAGGATCACAAGTCAGCAGCACAAGCCAGACGCCGGCTGATGAGTGGAAAAGTAAAAGTGTGGGGAAATGTAGTTACAGTTGAATGGGCTGACCCTGTGGAAGAACCAGATCCAGAAGTCATGGCTAAG GTAAAAGTTTTGTTTGTGAGAAACTTGGCTACTACGGTGACAGAAGAAATATTGGAAAAGTCATTTTCTGAATTTGGAAAACTCGAAAGAGTAAAGAAGTTGAAAGATTATGCATTTGTTCATTTTGAAGACAGAGGAGCAGCTGTTAAG gCTATGGATGAAATGAATGGCAAAGAAATAGAAGGGGAAGAAATTGAAATAGTCTTAGCCAAGCCAccagacaagaaaaggaaagagcgCCAAGCTGCTAGACAGGCCTCCAGAAGCACTGC GTATGAAGATTATTACTACCACCCTCCTCCTCGCATGCCACCTCCAATTAGAGGTCGGGGTCGTGGTGGGGGGAGAGGTGGATATGGCTACCCTCCAGATTACTACGGCTATGAAGATTACTATGATGATTACTATGGTTATGATTATCACGACTATCGTGGAGGCTATGAAGATCCCTACTACGGCTATGATGATGGCTATGCagtaagaggaagaggaggaggaaggggagggcgAGGTGCTCCACCACCACCAAGGGGGAGGGGAGCACCACCTCCAAGAGGTAGAGCTGGCTATTCACAGAGGGGGGCACCTTTGGGACCACCAAGAGGCTCTAGGGGTGGCAGAGGGGGTCCTGCTCAACAGCAGAGAGGCCGTGGTTCCCGTGGATCTCGGGGCAATCGTGGGGGCAATGTAGGAGGCAAGAGAAAGGCAGATGGGTACAACCAGCCTGATTCCAAGCGTCGTCAGACCAACAACCAACAGAACTGGGGTTCCCAACCCATCGCTCAGCAGCCGCTTCAGCAAGGTGGTGACTATTCTGGTAACTATGGTTACAATAATGACAACCAGGAATTTTATCAGGATACTTATGGGCAACAGTGGAAGTAG
- the HNRNPR gene encoding heterogeneous nuclear ribonucleoprotein R isoform 5 (isoform 5 is encoded by transcript variant 5), with product MANQVNGNAVQLKEEEEPMDTSSVTHTEHYKTLIEAGLPQKVAERLDEIFQTGLVAYVDLDERAIDALREFNEEGALSVLQQFKESDLSHVQNKSAFLCGVMKTYRQREKQGSKVQESTKGPDEAKIKVFVGKIPRDLYEDELVPLFEKAGPIWDLRLMMDPLSGQNRGYAFITFCGKEAAQEAVKLCDSYEIRPGKHLGVCISVANNRLFVGSIPKNKTKENILEEFSKVTEGLVDVILYHQPDDKKKNRGFCFLEYEDHKSAAQARRRLMSGKVKVWGNVVTVEWADPVEEPDPEVMAKVKVLFVRNLATTVTEEILEKSFSEFGKLERVKKLKDYAFVHFEDRGAAVKAMDEMNGKEIEGEEIEIVLAKPPDKKRKERQAARQASRSTAYEDYYYHPPPRMPPPIRGRGRGGGRGGYGYPPDYYGYEDYYDDYYGYDYHDYRGGYEDPYYGYDDGYAVRGRGGGRGGRGAPPPPRGRGAPPPRGRAGYSQRGAPLGPPRGSRGGRGGPAQQQRGRGSRGSRGNRGGNVGGKRKADGYNQPDSKRRQTNNQQNWGSQPIAQQPLQQGGDYSGNYGYNNDNQEFYQDTYGQQWK from the exons ATGGCTAATCAGGTGAATGGTAATGCGGTACAgttaaaagaagaggaagaaccaATGGATACTTCCAGTGTAACTCACACAGAACACTACAAGACACTGATAGAGGCAGGCCTCCCACAGAAGGTGGCAGAAAGACTTGATGAAATATTTCAGACAG gaTTGGTAGCTTATGTCGATCTTGATGAAAGAGCAATTGATGCTCTCAGGGAATTTAATGAAGAAGGAGCTCTGTCTGTACTACAGCAGTTCAAGGAAAGTGACTTATCACATGTTCAG AACAAAAGTGCATTTTTATGTGGAGTTATGAAGACctacaggcagagagagaaacaggggaGCAAGGTGCAAGAGTCCACAAAGGGACCTGATGAAGCGAAGATCAAG GTATTTGTAGGCAAAATACCAAGGGATTTATATGAGGATGAGTTGGTGCCCCTTTTTGAGAAGGCCGGACCCATTTGGGATCTACGTCTTATGATGGATCCACTGTCCGGTCAGAATAGAGGGTATGCATTTATCACCTTCTGTGGAAAGGAAGCTGCACAGGAAGCCGTGAAACTG TGTGACAGCTATGAAATTCGCCCTGGTAAACACCTTGGAGTGTGCATTTCTGTGGCAAACAACAGACTTTTTGTTGGATCCATTCCGAAGAATAAgactaaagaaaacattttggaagaattcagtaaagtcacag AGGGTTTGGTGGACGTTATTCTCTATCATCAACCCGATGACAAAAAGAAGAATCGGGGGTTCTGCTTCCTTGAATATGAGGATCACAAGTCAGCAGCACAAGCCAGACGCCGGCTGATGAGTGGAAAAGTAAAAGTGTGGGGAAATGTAGTTACAGTTGAATGGGCTGACCCTGTGGAAGAACCAGATCCAGAAGTCATGGCTAAG GTAAAAGTTTTGTTTGTGAGAAACTTGGCTACTACGGTGACAGAAGAAATATTGGAAAAGTCATTTTCTGAATTTGGAAAACTCGAAAGAGTAAAGAAGTTGAAAGATTATGCATTTGTTCATTTTGAAGACAGAGGAGCAGCTGTTAAG gCTATGGATGAAATGAATGGCAAAGAAATAGAAGGGGAAGAAATTGAAATAGTCTTAGCCAAGCCAccagacaagaaaaggaaagagcgCCAAGCTGCTAGACAGGCCTCCAGAAGCACTGC GTATGAAGATTATTACTACCACCCTCCTCCTCGCATGCCACCTCCAATTAGAGGTCGGGGTCGTGGTGGGGGGAGAGGTGGATATGGCTACCCTCCAGATTACTACGGCTATGAAGATTACTATGATGATTACTATGGTTATGATTATCACGACTATCGTGGAGGCTATGAAGATCCCTACTACGGCTATGATGATGGCTATGCagtaagaggaagaggaggaggaaggggagggcgAGGTGCTCCACCACCACCAAGGGGGAGGGGAGCACCACCTCCAAGAGGTAGAGCTGGCTATTCACAGAGGGGGGCACCTTTGGGACCACCAAGAGGCTCTAGGGGTGGCAGAGGGGGTCCTGCTCAACAGCAGAGAGGCCGTGGTTCCCGTGGATCTCGGGGCAATCGTGGGGGCAATGTAGGAGGCAAGAGAAAGGCAGATGGGTACAACCAGCCTGATTCCAAGCGTCGTCAGACCAACAACCAACAGAACTGGGGTTCCCAACCCATCGCTCAGCAGCCGCTTCAGCAAGGTGGTGACTATTCTGGTAACTATGGTTACAATAATGACAACCAGGAATTTTATCAGGATACTTATGGGCAACAGTGGAAGTAG